Part of the Pseudodesulfovibrio hydrargyri genome is shown below.
ATCGCCACCTGGATAGAACCGGGCAGCCGCGTCCTCGACCTCGGCTGCCGCACCGGCTCGCTGCTGGCCCACCTGACCGAAGAGAAGGCAATCATCGGCACCGGCATCGAGATCGACGAGGAGGCCGCGGGCCAGGCCATCGCCAAGGGATTGTCCGTCATTCACGGCGACATCTACGAGGAGATCGAGGACTACCCGGACAACGCGTTCGACTACGTCATCCTGTCCCAGGCCCTGATGCAGGTTCTGGACCCCGAGACCCTGCTGCGCGAGATGCTGCGCGTGGGGCGGCTCGGCATCGTCTCGTTCCCGAATTTCACCCACTACCGGAACCGGCTCCAGATGCTCTTCACCGGGCGCGCGCCCATGTCCAAGGAGCTGCCCTACGAGTGGTACAACACCCCGAACATCCGGGTCATCCCGATCATCGACTTCCGCCGCTTCTGCAAACACCTGGGCGTGCCCATCGTCAAGGAGGTGGCCATCTCCACCCACCACCACGACGAGCAGGGCAAGGTCATCACCTGGCTGCCCAACCTGTTCGCCACCTTCGGCATCTTCATGCTCGGCCAGGCTCGGCGGCCCGGGTCGGACTAGGATTCCCGCCTATCTTACGGCGCAAAAAAGTCCCCGCCATGCGAACGGCATGGCGGGGACTTTTTTGCGCCGGGCGGCGGCCGCTAGAGCGTTTCCCACCAGCGGGTGAAGGTTTGTTGCGGGTCGTCCAGGCGGACGACCTCGCCGATCTCCGGGGTGACCAGGCGATAGGGCTTGCCCTGGCCCGCCGTGACGAAGCGGCGGAAGGGGTCGTCCCAGGAGTGGTAGGAGATGTTGAACCGGCCCGTGTGCGACGGCAGGGCGGACGCGGCGCGCAGGTCCAGGGCGGCCTGGGCCGCCTGCTCCGGGTTCATGTGCACGTACTGCCAAGCCTCGTTGTATTGCCCGCTGTCGAGCAGGACAAGATCGAATCCGCCGAAGCGCTTTCCGATGGCCTTGAAGTGGGCCCCATAGCCGCTGTCGCCGCTGTAGAAGATGCGCCGCGAACCGGTCTCCAGGGCAAAGGCGACCCACAGGGTGCGGTTGCGGTCGAACAGGCGGCCGGAGAAGTGCCGGGCGGTCAGGACATAAAGGGTCAACCCGTCCTCCAGGCGCACGGTGTCGTCCCAGTCGGCCTCCACGATCATTTCCTCCGGGAACCCCCAGCTGGCGAAGTGGGCGCCCACGCCCAGGCCGGTGACGATGCGCCCGATTCTGGGCCGGAGCGCGGTCACGGTGTCGTAGTCCAGGTGGTCCCAGTGGTCGTGGGAGATGAGCAGGTAGTCGATGTCCGGGATGTCTTCGGCGGTGTAGAGGGTCGTGCCGTCAAAGGCGCGGGTCGAGAAGGACACGGGCGCGGCGTGGTCGCTCAGGACCGGGTCGATCAGGATGGTCCGGCCGTTCAGACGGATGAAATAGGAGGAGTGGCCGAGCCAGATCACGGCGTCCCGGTCCGGGGCCATGGACTTGAGGTCGGTCTTGACCACGGGAACGGGGCCGGGCGGGGTCAGGTTGTCGTCGCTGCGCAACAGGAACTTCAGCCACAGGCCGAACCCCTCGCCGCCCTCGACCACGCTGACGAAGGGCTCGCGGTTGTGGAAGGTCCCGCCCTGGTAGTTGGGGGACCGGGATATGCGGTCCAGTCGGTCTCCCTGGGGGAGCCTGCCGAACTTGGCCTGCCGGAAGTAGAAGCAGCCCGAGACGGCCAGCACCAGGGCCAGCAGGGCGAGAAGGATGATGATCTTGTAGAGCATGTTCATGGCGGCGAGCCTTGCGTTGCGGTCAGGTCCGTGGCCGGGCCGGGTCAGCCGCGGCGCAGCGGGTTTCGGCGGGAATCGGCCTGCTCCTTCACGCGCACCGGCGCGAACAGCCGGACCGCGCCGAAGAGCACGGCGGCCAGGATGGTGATGTTCACGGTCATGGAACAGAGCAGTTCGGCCGAGAACCAGCCGCCGACGGTGGCGGCGCAGTCCCAGGCGGCGTGCGACAGTTGGAGGATCGTCTGGTATATTTCGGTGATGTTCATATCAAGCTCCTTGCGGTCGGGCGGGAAGGGACATCCTTCCCCCACCCTGACGTATCAACCTTACGCCATTCCGCCTGGACCATGTAGGCCATTTCTCCACGATTGTTGCCCGATCGTCCAAAATGAAGTCCATTCTCTCCGGTTTCGGCGGGGATTCGTTGCCCATTCGTGCTGCGGGCAGGGGCTATGCCCGGCATTCCCGGGGTTCGCGGGCGAAGATCAGGGTGATCACGCAGGCCACGGCGGCCAGGCCGCCGTAGCACAGGACCAACTGGTACAGGTTCAGGAACTTGGACAGCTGCCCGGCCAGGAAGCTGGTCACCGCCGCGCCGGTGTAGGCCGTGGCGTAGAGCAGCGACAGGATTCCGGCGCGGTTGTACGAGGCGACGCCGTCGAGCAGGGAGCGGATGCTCCCGGTCAGGGCCACGCCCTGGGCCGCGCCCGCGATGGCGCTCATGATCAGGAAGCTGGTGATCATGGACATCTTCACGGCCAGGATGATCCCGCCCAGGGCCAGGGTGAAGATGACGATGCCGATGCGCTGGGCCTTGGCCGGGGAGAACCGGGCCGTCAACGGACCGCCGATGGCGCTGGGCAGCAGGAAGGAGGAGAACACGACGGCGGCCGTGAGCGTGCTCCTGGAGCCGAGCTGGTCGGCCGCGATGGATGGGCCGTAGGCCTGGAAGAATCCGCCCAGGGCCCAGGTGGCCAGAAAGAGGCAGGCCGCGATGGGGAACAGCCGCCGGTCGGCCTGGGGCATGGAAAAGGCGGGCCGGAGCGAGGCGGCCAGGCCGGGCTTGCGCTTCACCGTCTCCCTGCCCGTCAGGATCAGGACGCAGACCACCGCCGTTTCGATCAGGACGATGACGTAGCAGAGCATCTTCGGGTACGGGCCGTACTCGACCAGTGCGCCCGAGGCCAGGGCGCCCAGGGTCAGCCCGACCATGGGCGCGTTGCCCACGATCACGGCGGACAGCCAGCTTAAGGAAGGCGGGGCGCTGTCCACCACGTAGGCCGCGATGGCGCTGGAGGCCAGGCCGCAGGAGAGCCCGAGCAGGAGCCGGGCGACGATCAGGGGCGTCGCGCTGTCCACGCGCAGGAGGATGAAGCTGGCCACGGCCGAGAGGGCGAAGGCGAGCAGGGTGACCGGCTTGCGGCCCAGGTGGTCCGAGATGCGGCCGAAGAACAGCAGGGCCGAGATCGCGCCGATGAAATAGACCACGGCGGTCAGGGAGAGGTCGTTGTAGGTCAGTCCTTCCGCGCGGCGGTAGACGTCATAGAGCGGGATCGGCGTGGCCGAGGCGGCAAAGGCCATGAGCATGGACAGCGTGGCCGCGATGAAGCCGATGTTTTTACGCAGGGTTTCCAAAATATATATCCTGTATCTCGAACGTGTCGCTATAGGTTGCGGGATCACCGCCCGGTCTGTTTCGCCAGGTGGGCCGGGTAGCGGTCCCCGGCGATCTCGATGTCCGCCAGGGCACCGTCCAGCCTCCTCACCTCGTCCGCCGTCAGTTCGATGTCGGCGGCCCCCAGGTTTTCCCGCAGCCGCTGCGGGTTCTTGGTCCCGGGGATGGGCACGATCCACGGCTTGCGGGCCAGGACCCAGGCCAGGGCGATCTGGGCCGGGGTGGCTTCCTTTTCCTTTGCGGTCTGTTCCACCAGCCGGACCAGGACCTGGTTGGCGTCCAGGTTCTCCGGGCTGAAGCGCGGCACGAGGGAGCGGAAGTCGTCCTTGCCGAAGGTCGAGGTCTTGTCGAACCGGCCGGTCAAAAATCCCTTGCCCAGCGGACTGTACGGGACCAGGCCGATGCCCAGCTCCTCGAGCGTGGGGATCAGTTCCGCCTCGGGCTGACGCCACATCATGGAGTATTCGCTCTGCACGGCGGCCAGAGGCAGCACGGCGTGGGCGCGGCGGATGGTCGCAACGCCCGGTTCCGAAATTCCCCAATGGCGGATTTTGCCCTGGTCCACGAGCTCCTTCACGACCCCGGCCACGTCCTCCACGGGCACCTCGGG
Proteins encoded:
- the metW gene encoding methionine biosynthesis protein MetW; this translates as MRFDLQVIATWIEPGSRVLDLGCRTGSLLAHLTEEKAIIGTGIEIDEEAAGQAIAKGLSVIHGDIYEEIEDYPDNAFDYVILSQALMQVLDPETLLREMLRVGRLGIVSFPNFTHYRNRLQMLFTGRAPMSKELPYEWYNTPNIRVIPIIDFRRFCKHLGVPIVKEVAISTHHHDEQGKVITWLPNLFATFGIFMLGQARRPGSD
- a CDS encoding MBL fold metallo-hydrolase; the encoded protein is MNMLYKIIILLALLALVLAVSGCFYFRQAKFGRLPQGDRLDRISRSPNYQGGTFHNREPFVSVVEGGEGFGLWLKFLLRSDDNLTPPGPVPVVKTDLKSMAPDRDAVIWLGHSSYFIRLNGRTILIDPVLSDHAAPVSFSTRAFDGTTLYTAEDIPDIDYLLISHDHWDHLDYDTVTALRPRIGRIVTGLGVGAHFASWGFPEEMIVEADWDDTVRLEDGLTLYVLTARHFSGRLFDRNRTLWVAFALETGSRRIFYSGDSGYGAHFKAIGKRFGGFDLVLLDSGQYNEAWQYVHMNPEQAAQAALDLRAASALPSHTGRFNISYHSWDDPFRRFVTAGQGKPYRLVTPEIGEVVRLDDPQQTFTRWWETL
- a CDS encoding MFS transporter — encoded protein: METLRKNIGFIAATLSMLMAFAASATPIPLYDVYRRAEGLTYNDLSLTAVVYFIGAISALLFFGRISDHLGRKPVTLLAFALSAVASFILLRVDSATPLIVARLLLGLSCGLASSAIAAYVVDSAPPSLSWLSAVIVGNAPMVGLTLGALASGALVEYGPYPKMLCYVIVLIETAVVCVLILTGRETVKRKPGLAASLRPAFSMPQADRRLFPIAACLFLATWALGGFFQAYGPSIAADQLGSRSTLTAAVVFSSFLLPSAIGGPLTARFSPAKAQRIGIVIFTLALGGIILAVKMSMITSFLIMSAIAGAAQGVALTGSIRSLLDGVASYNRAGILSLLYATAYTGAAVTSFLAGQLSKFLNLYQLVLCYGGLAAVACVITLIFAREPRECRA
- a CDS encoding aldo/keto reductase — translated: MRKRTLGKNGLTVSALGLGCMGLSFAQGPALDKDKAVELIRMACENGVTFFDTAEVYGPFVNEEVVGEALAPFKGEVAVATKFGVRFADGVQTMDSRPETIRASVEGSLRRLRVETIDLYYQHRVDPEVPVEDVAGVVKELVDQGKIRHWGISEPGVATIRRAHAVLPLAAVQSEYSMMWRQPEAELIPTLEELGIGLVPYSPLGKGFLTGRFDKTSTFGKDDFRSLVPRFSPENLDANQVLVRLVEQTAKEKEATPAQIALAWVLARKPWIVPIPGTKNPQRLRENLGAADIELTADEVRRLDGALADIEIAGDRYPAHLAKQTGR